The DNA window CTACATTTGACATAAACATCTTTTTTGTCTTTTCCCTTTTAAACCTTATGTACTacaacaaaaactctatctagtATTGAACATGTTTATCATTGTGTTTTGAattgcgccttataccaaattcaatttttagCGCAtgctaaataaaattcatagacattttcttttttcttaaattctctACCCATATGTAGTATAAATTCTCCTGAAATACATAGGGGTAGTACTCTCCAACTATGAtcgttttaattaaaaattaattaacgaCGACAACTCATAAATTCACCCTCAAttctaaatcattaataaaacaaaatgttggtgaacatgaaaataaaatgatgattatattattattctaaaataaaaataatgattaatgttattatttataaaaaataaatatattatatttgaaaaaaaaaatatttgttaaataaaaaaaagttgtacaACATTCATGTAAAACGCACTTTACATGAGAGCTAATGCATGCTTAGGTGAAATGCGCTCTCATATTAAACACGCTTCACATGAGAGCTGATGTACACTTATAGGTGAAACATGTTTCACATGAAATACTATaaacaaaattagtttataGTAGCTATCATTATCAATTTGAAATACTAAAAACACCGTATTAATGAAATACATTACCTctcattattatcattattgttGTTTGTTTCCTGAATATTAACAAAACAAAGCATTGTAGTTCTCCAAATAAAAAAGAACATTTCATCTCGTGCAAATAATGTTCAAAACGTACTATTTTCGTGGGCTATTGAGCTTGTTTCCGGCAGAGACTCGTGAAGTAAGTTTCTAATAAAGAATTGTGAATCGTCTAAAGAGAGAAATcgtaattgtaataaaatagtgaaattgAAAGAGATCATAAGGTGAAACGATTATGGTAGATAAAATGATAAGCCGGGAAAACATTTGGATTACTAACGAACAGGtcaactttattttaaattttttttatcccgactgaatttaaataataaaatagtcgACCTTATTCTGATTGGTTGGCAACCGGTGACACGGTCGGCACCATAAGATAGACTAGGTATCTTTGGCCTTATTAGTACATATACTcgttgatttatttttttaattaataattaaaggatataattaatcaaatatgagTCTTATGTTTGTAATTGagttaagattttttaaataatttcaacagatctaatttcaattcttacTTACTCTAATCCACCTTAGAATCTTTCCCAAAGTTGTTAATATAAAAGAACCTtcatatcataattaattttgattctcTCAAATCAGACATTCTAGTGTAGTGAAGTTGagttaaaaaattgttattaaaaaaattgttaatatttattacttatCTAAATCAGTATtgaaataaagaatttaaaaaacattattgtaaataaatttataatttttttttttcatattatgcTTCAAGGTTCAactctaatatattttatactttaaaaaaatatatatacatttagaAACTACTCACCAAATCACTAAAATAGTCTATGTCAAGATATCCACATCcaattaattttgaaatcattattttataaatgattataagaaaaatgataaagaaaaagaaatttggaagaagtaaatagagaaaaattgactataaaaaaaaacatttctctTTCCTCACAtgcttataattttttttttttaatttccttTTTTATTATCCTTCTATCacttgttattaaaattataaaataataaataaataaatatatttaatttatctaataaagaaattataaatatgtaggtaaaattaaaattttattttttataaataattttatacctaattatagaataattagttttttataagagaaatgattggaagATGGGCATTTAGAAAAATggaaaagtgggaggaaagagaagagagaaaaattatttgatttttccagtattatgccacgtcattccctctctTATTCTTTTACCCAAATTCAATCCCCAATTATTTCTCTAATTTtacacatttatatataaaataaataagtttatttatttatattttaaattttctatttgtgttttacactttttttttctcatatttattCTTTCTTAATTCACTATATTAATggatttatttaattcatattcatatttatttttaatttttatataaataaaatatattatattataaaattaaaataaacatattataatatgttatcattaaaaataaaagtattaattatacaaaaattaaattatttataaaaactaaaatttggagaaagaatatgtttttgatataaTTTGAGAAAACCTGTTATGATCTGTTTGCCTTGTTCCTTTAACAAGTAGTACTAGTATCCGACATCCCGACCTATTTCTCTTCCCCTTTTATGGCTTTATCCTCTCCCCTGCTTCCTAGAGTCCATCGTGAGAGTTTGTCATTCTTATCGcgattttcaaaatcaaatgctacccataattgaattataatcaTTATTGCATCCCCTCTTCTTCCCTGCTTTATCTTTATCGTGCGcattagagagagagagaaagaaatggcTCAGATTCCTAGTTTGGAGAATGCTCCCGTAAATCTTACTTCTTTAAGGTCTTCTATATAGTTTTTGATTGATTATTAACAATGTTTTCAGCTTACCCGTGTTACCCTCtaactttcttcttcttcttcttttgaaaATAGAGATCAATCTCAAAGGGAGCTCATTTATATACTAAAGAATGTGGGTTTGATCTTTCATACTTTTCCCTGTTTATGGGTAACTATGGATTGCGAACTTTTTAATTGAATGTTTCTAACTGATTAGATACGAGGAAAGAAGTGTTTAATCATTGATCCAAAGCTTGGAGGTTCAATCTCTTTAATTATTCAGACATCCATACTAAAGGTAGTTGTTAATCTTAATTTAGCATTTGATTTCCTCAAAGctgtatagttttttttttttcttttctgaaaGTTAAGGTTGTTCATCTGATCAGGAACATGGGGTTGAATTGCGGCTTCTTACTTCTGAACCAATTCAGACAGATTGCACTAAAGTTCTTTACCTTGTGCGAGCTCAGCTCAATTTAATGAAACTAATTTCTGCACATGTTCAGAATGATATATCTAAAGGCCTTCAAAGAGagtattttacttattttgttcCTCGCCGATCTGTTGCATGTGAGAAGGTATCATTTTTCTTGCAACAAGTAACATCTCATTCAGTGATCAAGATCCTCTTTTGCAGACTTGCTTAAACTAGTTTGGTTGGGTAACATTATATGACAATTTTGATCTTGTTTCTTTTAAGGTACTTGAGGAGGAGAAAGTACATCACCTCATGACCATTGGGGAGTACCCGCTATATATTGTTCCTTTGGATGAAGACGTGTTGTCATTTGAACTTGACCTTGCCTACAAAGTATGTTTTGTccattattatcttatttactGTGGAAAATAATATGAAACTAAATAACCAGAGATTTTGTGGGTCATATGTCAGGATTGGGTAGTTGATGGAGATGCAAGCTCTCTCTGGCATATAGCAAAAGCAATCCACAAGCTTgaggttttaattttttacttttacttttctTATGGAGAAGATTGACACCATTGGTTAGGTTGCCTATTATTTCTTTTGAGATCTGTACAGCTCTTAACCAGTTCACTACGTGCACACTAATGAATCATGGTTAACTTGGCGTTCCAGTTTTCTTTTGGACTGATACCGAATGTGAGGGCCAAGGGAAAGGCATCAGTACGTGTAGCTGACATTCTTAATCGAATGCAAGCAGAAGATCCTGTCAATTCATCTGATGTAATATCACATAATTCCATCTTTAagataataattgaattaatttgatttgaatgtTTTAAGTATGAACTTGTCCATGTCTCTATCACAAGGATGATCTTGCCTTTGCAGATGGGGATGCCAGAGATAAATACGCTTATCCTCATTGATAGGGAGGTAAATCTACTCCCCTTGTCTTGTATGAACTACTATTTAAGTATCTAGTGTTATACCTCAAGCAAAGAATTGAAGTTGCTTCTAATTTGTTTTCTCCAAGTCAGATTCCTAAGTACATTTTTTATTCATCAACCATTTCCATTccctttgttttttttctttctctcactctctctctcttgttttttttttttcattttctgtTCTGTAATTGTATCTGTTCTTAGATCTTACAGTCTCATTTCATGGCAAAGCCATCTACTGTAGTATTTTGTGACTGTAAGTCAACTGTCAATATTGCTCATAATCATTTACATCATGAGAAAACATACTGAAATTGGTTGATAtttcattaaacaaaaattGGAGGACAGATTAGTATACATACCATACGTTCCATCAGAGGGACACGTAGAACATGGTTTAGCAATGAGTTGCCCAAGTCTCATAGTATCATATTCAAGTAGGAGTGAAGGACATTTCTACCTCAGCATGAGAGGGAGTGTGAGAGGATGTGAATAAACTGTAAATATGCTTAAATTTATTGTGAATATATTGTAAATTAACTGATATTCAACACTGGATTTAAGAGGTTCAATCCCTTAAATGGAAGAATTATCTGATCCCTTTTGTGAGGGAGTTCCTTGCAATTCTTCTTTCGTTCAGTGGAAAATTATGTTTccttaattgtattatttttgttctttgtaAGCAgacatataaaatgtgtaaaatctaactcaaaataatacaatagaATTCTTTATAATCTCCAAAATATGAAGATTTTCTTAATTACACACGCTTTTGCATGTGAACAACCGATGATGTATCCACCAATCCTCTGCTTTATATTCTGTTCTCATCCTTGTGTATCAAGTTGAGAATTGGTTTATATGCTCCAACTTATGGTAAGGATTAGTGATATATACGTCGTTAATGATTTGGCTCTTAGGTCTTAGGCCCATACTGAGTTATGGTTGAATTACAACTTGAGCAATATATAGGTATATTCAGTTAATGAAATTAATAGCTTTACTTAACCtagaaataatatttctttttatgaaTTTGGGAAGCTAGCACGACCCCCCACAGTGCTGGATTCTAGaatcatattaaattatgtaGACTATTTAGGAGTGTTGCATTCTATGTACTTTGTGGACATGCCAGCCTTCATGGTTGGCAATCTATGTAGAAGCTGAtgcatttatttttgttattttgtggGGGTGAAATTTACCTTATAAATTGTTGTCTATATACAGGTGGACATGGTAACTCCTATGTGTTCCCAGCTAACTTATGAGGGCTTGCTGGATGAGGTAAAATATTCTGGAAACTAATTTGAGGCTAGACAAAtgacaatcttatttccatGTGATcggttataattatttatattagaagttttatattttcattcttaGAAAGCAAAAGCTTCCATTAGTCATAATAAAGTTTTGTGCAGTGCCTTCAAGTCAATAATGGTGCTGTTGAGTTGGATGCATCTGTAATGGGTGTTCAACAAGAAGGAAAAAAAGTAAAGGTTCCTCTTAATTCTAGGTACATTTATCTCATATCAAACCATTCAATTTTTCTATTAAGAATTTTCCTTTCCTTCCCTTCTCTTGGTTACATAGTGATCTTTTAGTTTTTTGGTATTGCTTTTTAAATCTACAATTTGTACTTGTCTCAAGTAATTTCCTTTTAACATGGTTGAAATATCTATTAGGAACACCGTCATGGGTTGATGTTTTTGTAAGAAAATTTGAATGATTGGATAAGTAGCATATAGTTATTGTAGATTAtcaataatcaatatttatacttaaaaaaagaGAGATAACTGTCCCATATTTCTCGGGATTAAAAACAACCCAATGGAATGTTAAAAACAGATGATATTCCTTCAATTGCCACACATCATACAACTGCATTTTAAACACTTGTGTTAGAATGAACTCCATTCAGCTCATTCCATGCATAAATGACTTATTATTGTCCATTGAATATATGTATCTCTAGAAGCAGTAATAATATCTATGACTTAATGCTTAGGAGTTTCAATATATCTTGTTTATAGTTTCATTCATTTGGATATTTTTTCCCAGTGACAAGCTATTCAAAGAGATACGAGATTGTAACTTTGAAGCTGTTGTGCAGGTAGATACACTTTCctttttttaatgtataaacATCTTCCATACTTCTCCTTGAATCTCCGCAACTAAGTTTGCCTTGGCATTGAGATATTTTTCTTCTATACGTTCTACTTTAGATTCAATTAGTGGTATTATTGCAGGTTTTGCGTCAAAAAGCAACATCTATGAAACAAGACTACACAGAGATGACGACTACTGTAAGTAATTGCTTAGCATTTTCAAATAAGAGTGTTTGTGTAAGCTTCGGTGTTGCATTGTGTTTAAAAAAGAGGGAAGTGGTAGAGTAGGATTTCTGAAACTATACACAGTAGCTCAACTATTTATATTTTGCACATTCTTCATTGAAGCTAATTACTAGAGCAGAAGTCCAGTATCTCATCATATTCTATCTTTCTAAAGTTGCCCACTCAAATAACATTTTCCCATCAAATGAAttagtttatgatttaattttctTGTTATCTCACCTTTTGATGTTTAAAATTACTTCTTCAATGAGAACTCaagggaaaatattatataacttcTAGAACTAACTTCCTTAGCCACGGGCCTTGTTGATCAAGCCTAAACTTTGTGCAAAAGGCAACCGTGTATAACATGGCAAGGATGGAGTTCTATTTTGTTTTAAGCTGTTTAGAATGCATATATCTGTACAGGCAAGCTAATGCTTCATATGTAATGCATGTACTAGGCAAACTATCTGATCAAATGTTCAATTTGATTAATCAGAAAGttcttaaatatatcaattctCAAAAGAGATGTGGGAAGTCAATGAACATGTTAGGCATCATCAGTTTATCTATTCAAAGgtcaaacaaatttttatgtatgttgattaatttgtatataGATTGAAAAAGAAAAGTACAAATAGCAGAACTGCGATTTGAAATTGGCAAAACATAATGAAGAAAGACAAAAGAGCAAAGCAAGTTGAGAAATCCAAGCCAACTTCCGCTAATTATTATCCTTCCAATGAAAAGCATAGAGAACCAATCCCTACTAATCCATCCCATGGTTGCCAATAAACCACCATCACCGAGCACATGACAAACATTCCATGAAGGCTCACTTTCTTGTTGGAATTGATAGAAACTTTTGAAACCTTACATACCCGACCTTTACCTTTTCCTTTAGAAACCACATAGTCCTTGCAATCGAAGTTAAGTGAAACTTAATGTCGAAATTAGCATTGCTACTCTAGTGTTGCATTTCTCTCTCAAGTTTGGTCTTATCTTCTTTAATCTCTTTACGTTCTATATGATCTTTTTTCCGCTCTTTGATGTCACTTCGATAGTTTCAACCCCCTTTTGATCTTCCATcttgatattattaaaaagaaaattaaacaaCTGAGAGTGCTGCCACGCCAGGCGCTACATCCCTCAAATGATTAACTACATTAACATTAATTGGATGGCAAATCCCATCGTCCCCATTCCTCACAAAGATATATTGACTCAAGTCCTTCACCAAGATCATGATTATCAATGTCCATGACTCATCCGCCTTAGCAACACCTAAACCAAAATCATGTGAACATTCCCCAACATGTGTTGATTGTAACATGGTTGGTATACTTTGTTGTTTCTCTTATTGTTCTTATGTATTTCTCATCAACTTCTACAGTCTCAAACAGTGTCTGAACTGAAGGACTTTGTGAAGAAGCTGAATTCGTTGCCTGAAATCACTGTGAGTGCATGGTTTTATAAAACAGATTGTAGGCAAGTACAAATAAAAACTCACTACTTACCTTAACTTTTGCATTTTGTGATAGAGACATATAAATCTTGCTCAACATTTGACAACATTCACATCAAAACCTGCATTTCTTGCCCGTTTGGACATGGAACACACCATAGTGGAGGCCCAGAGCTATGACATGTAAGCAGATCTTGAACTTTATATAAATCTCATGGTATCTCTATGCGCCAGGTCAGAAAATAAAGAGCATGTGCCATATAAAGATCTTGATGTTTTTCTGCCAGCACAATGTAATACCTTGAGCAGAGTTTTTCATATTACTTTGAGATCTTTTCCACACGCCCATGTAGGTTGGGGTGGGATGGAGGTTGGAGTGGGAAAGAGGATAGGGTGTGTACATTTGGATTTCAtgttatgttttttcttttttgccATTTCCTTTAACGATTATTTTTTGTCTCCATgatatgttttcttatttggagcttgtttgatgtagtctTTTTTGTTTTACTTGAAATAATTCGATTTTATAAAAAGTTGTTCGATGAAAATCtgaattatttgagttaaatgactaaaattcatttttatttaatatttaaaattttaaaataaaatagagcaAGGATAATTTGGGTTATTGGttgatattttgaatgatttgattaaagaattgattggCGATGAGATaaggggttatttggattaaatctaaatagccttcatcaaacaaggccttggtTGTTTGACTTGCCTCGTGAACAAGAAGAAACAGTTCTTCTGGTGTAATCTAAATACCAGACATATGAGTTATAGACACAAAATTGCTTTCATCTATCAATGACTCAAAAGAACATATCTTATTAATCACACTAAAGATGAGATCATTATAGTTCCTTATTCACCTGCCATTGGTTTATGTCAATGCTTTCTGAAAAGAATGATGAGATGAAAGAGGTTTTTGATTGTCTTAAATTAATTGAGTAAGATGATAATTTGAGATGAGCtgaaatttttgttatttttttctttgttgtgATTAATACGTTTCATCTGTCTTGTTTGTTGTTGCACCTATCGCTTCCTTTTTTGCATAATGAAATTGAGCTTTCTCTGATGACCTTATTGGCAATAAGATTTCTTAGAAGCTCAAATGAGATCATCCAATTAATGAACTTACAACTGTAGATGCCTTGACTACATTGAAGAAATGATCCACAAGCAGGAGCCTCTTGTCAATGTCCTCCGGTTTCTTGTCTTGCTTTCTGTTACAAATGCTGGGATACCAAAAAAGAATTTTGATTACCTAAGGTATCTATTTATCACTTAGTCTCAACTGTATATCTTTCTTCTTTGTGCACTTATCTATCTCTATTCTCCCCCAAAATATTTTCTGTCCTCATATTAATTAGGGTGGACCACATGGATCATATGCTTCCGTTGAAATTATCTTTATCTTTTCACTAATATCAGCTAATATTACCAAACCATATATATGTAAACTCATAATTCTATCTTTCTCAGCTTTTCTAGACACTCTTCTTAAAAGATTTATTTCTACCTTTTCTAATTCCAGTCAATTTTACACTATTGCTTTAGGAGAGAGTTTCTTCATAGTTATGGCTTTGAGCACATGGCTACCCTCTATAATTTAGAGAAAgctggattatttaaaaaacaggTATTCTCTTACCCtctataaactttttttttagaacgctgggttccgcttcTCCTtaggagtgcgactaatccctcaggttaagcacataacccgtaaacatacttaaccaattaaccaggcgagcaaaacttgccgcctgacgggcttaCCCTCTATAAACTTGTGTCACATCTTATTATCTTATGTTGGAGCCACGCATATTTTTTCTATTAGTTTAAGTGAATGCAATAATATGTCATTCCATTTTGTTGCAGGAGACAAAGAGCAACTGGTTGACAGTCAAACGCGTGTTGAACCTTGTATCAGAGAACGTCGATACATTCAAGTATTCTTCTTTTTTGGAactataaaaatgaattatttccTACATGCATGCTTAGATACTGCCAATGTATCCTAAAATATGGGAAGAAAATATCCTGGAAGTCATTAGGCAAATACTACAATAAGAACGCAATACTTAGGATTCCTTGTATTGGTTATCAAACACATCTGTGCATAAAGTTTGAGCGGTCCTTGATTTTGCAGCTCTCCTATACTcaagttataaaaaattttCTTCTGAAATATTTGTTAAGAATAGGTGGGGacctgaaaaagaaaatattgtgaAGGAATCAATaagattatgtttgatttgggtGGAAATGAAATTAGAATTGGGGGTTCAATTCCAAATCCTTTGTTTGTTTGAAGACTTGAAAAATAAggaattggaattataattccagTGGAATTGAATTCCCAATCCTTTTTAGGTTTCAATTCCATCCTTCCCACTTCAGAATTGCAatgatatgattttatttaaaaaggtaAGCTCAACACAAAAGCATGAAATGAAAATTAAGAAGAAAGACTTACAGAAACAAAAGcatgaaatgaaatgaataaaagagaagaaagaCTTACAGAAACAACAGAGACCTGATTATCAAAAGAAAGGACACAAAGACGACAAAATACATGGACCCAACCCAggaaaattatatttctccaaacataattttttttttttggaaattaaagcagaactaacatgacaccccATAATCATGgtccccgcttaaactcaaagcgcttccaGATGGAATCAAACCCAtgtcaaacataaaaatttcaattctatcaaattggaattataattatatttccaaTTATACACATCCTAAGAGAAGTTTTGACTAGGAAGAAGAACATATTCTCGGTGAGGGTGGGAAACTGAATTCCTCTTATTGTCCTAGCACTAATCCaaagaaatagaagaaaattagaatacgatttcaaaagaaaactagGATATTCCCATATTTATCTAAAACCAGTAGTGGTTAATTGCAATATTTGCATCTAGCATATGATTTGCATTTATGAAGTACATTCAGCAATGTCTAGTAGTTCCTGTATTTTATGGTTTATTTGAAGCAAATCACAGTATTGAATATTCTCATCTGACCATTTGCTTTGATTACTCCTGAAATTGTATACAATTCACATGGATTACCTcttgactttttttttctttctgtttCCTTGCAAGCCCTGATGATATTGCTTATGTCTTCTCTGGATATGCACCTCTTAGCATTCGCCTTGTACAACATGCAATTCGATCAGGATGGTGAgaattttgttttcataaaGCTGAATCTTTATATCTTTTATGACCACTAACATCTCCATGTTTATTAAATGGTTTCCCTTTATTTTGTCTCTTTAATGCTTTAAACTTATGGTTCACACATTTTACTTATGGACAAAAGTCTTCATTTGAGAAATTATGATTACTTCCATTTTCATCCAATAATACGTCATTTTGCACCTTACTCTGTAATCGCATAAGATTGATTCTTCTCATTCCATAGCAAATGATTCCGATATCCCATTTGTTCTGTAAAATTTCGAAACAAAACAAGTTTTGAAAACTTGTTGTTGTTCATGAATAAGACCAAGTGCTCTCATTTTAGTAGATAAAGTATGAATAAGGAGAACGAAGACTCATTTAGTTCAGTAGTAGAGTGTAAAGAATTATCTCCGCAATATTATGAGTTTGAGTCTTTATACGCCTGCAGCTCTATTCTCCAGAAACAAAGTAACTAGTCTGTTGCTTTGGtgaatgaaacaaaaatatccTTTCATATTACTTTCTCCATAAACGTCTGTCTTTATTACTCAGTATATAATATTCATTGCACGGTCTTGCAGGCGTCCAATAGAAGAAATTCTTAAGCTATTGCCTGGACCACACTCAGAATCCAAACGAGTTTGTGTTTCTGTTCTCACTCCCTATCCATTTGATCTGTTTCCATGTTTTCCTATTATAAGAGTCTTTATGTGCTTTGACATGGTGTATTATGTTTTAATAGAGTGGATTTGCTAACAGTCCATCATTTGATGTCTCATCGGGAGCCTTGCCTAGTATAGACAGGTATGAATTCATTCCTTAACTTggtcattttgtttttgtatttgtCATCTATTTCGAAAGCAAATGCTTGAAGTGTTGTAGCATTGTAAGATGAACTACTACTCTTTCTTGTTACAATAgagaattagaagaaaaaaaaaatgatttttgaattACTCGTGGGAAACAAGAAAAGACGAAACAGTTGTGTAACTATTTACCTTGCAATCCatatactattattaattaCCATATTACCCTTGTAtaactactactactactaccaGAGTGGACCTAATTCTTTATACACAATTGATATTCATCTTCTTGTCATCTCTTTTGCCCAATTATCAAGATGATTTGTAGAATAATAGAAAACGTatcatttgatttgattttcttgtaaatagttattaattaattcatgttATTGATCAGATTGGGTGATGGAAGACGCTCAACAGTGCTGGTTATTTTCATGGGAGGCGTAACATTTGCCGAGATTTCAGCTCTTCGTTTTCTGAGTGCTCAAGTACACATCATATCATTTCagtattatttttctttataaattgtCAATCATTCCGAGAAAAATGacaagtaaaaaatataataatgcaGGAAGGAATGTCGTACGACTTGATCATTGGCACGACAAAGGTTTTGAATGGCAAGACCCTGGTTGAAGAGTTCATAGAGAAATTGGTGTGAttcattctcattttgattAAGAAGAACATATGATTGTATTTCCTGTTTATTATGAGAATGAATACTAATATAAGCTAATGTCCAACAATGGAGCATGTTTTGTTTtgtggttttatttatttatttatttgcagAGTGTTTTGAAATGTTAAAAGTTTGTTTTTACCATGGTCACATTCTACTCATCAATACTATATTCCTCTTGTTTTTATCTtgcaagaaataaaaaaaaaaaagagtatatatattagagacctaacaacaaattaaaacatatttaaaaaagtagtttaatataaa is part of the Impatiens glandulifera chromosome 1, dImpGla2.1, whole genome shotgun sequence genome and encodes:
- the LOC124919803 gene encoding vacuolar protein-sorting-associated protein 33 homolog, producing MAQIPSLENAPVNLTSLRDQSQRELIYILKNIRGKKCLIIDPKLGGSISLIIQTSILKEHGVELRLLTSEPIQTDCTKVLYLVRAQLNLMKLISAHVQNDISKGLQREYFTYFVPRRSVACEKVLEEEKVHHLMTIGEYPLYIVPLDEDVLSFELDLAYKDWVVDGDASSLWHIAKAIHKLEFSFGLIPNVRAKGKASVRVADILNRMQAEDPVNSSDMGMPEINTLILIDREVDMVTPMCSQLTYEGLLDECLQVNNGAVELDASVMGVQQEGKKVKVPLNSSDKLFKEIRDCNFEAVVQVLRQKATSMKQDYTEMTTTSQTVSELKDFVKKLNSLPEITRHINLAQHLTTFTSKPAFLARLDMEHTIVEAQSYDICLDYIEEMIHKQEPLVNVLRFLVLLSVTNAGIPKKNFDYLRREFLHSYGFEHMATLYNLEKAGLFKKQETKSNWLTVKRVLNLVSENVDTFNPDDIAYVFSGYAPLSIRLVQHAIRSGWRPIEEILKLLPGPHSESKRSGFANSPSFDVSSGALPSIDRLGDGRRSTVLVIFMGGVTFAEISALRFLSAQEGMSYDLIIGTTKVLNGKTLVEEFIEKLV